The Stratiformator vulcanicus genome has a segment encoding these proteins:
- a CDS encoding carbon-nitrogen hydrolase family protein yields the protein MIQFTAACVQCNSSDDFSRNLGRAIELCRDAAGRGAKLIVLPENVLAMIADTSSLVAIAQREATEGVERFAALARELNCLILVGSLHVPLSPTKVANRSYLFSPDGSPPATYDKIHLFDVSLPGGEAHRESDYYQAGSSLTTVPTDFGTIGLSICYDVRFPLLYRRLAQAGANVLSIPAAFTQATGEAHWEVLVRARAIETGSFVLAPNQCGQHPGGKRTFGHSMIVSPWGEVLARAGTDAEVIDAEIELADVDRCRSVIPTLLNDALSGV from the coding sequence ATGATTCAATTCACCGCCGCCTGTGTGCAGTGCAATTCCAGTGACGATTTCTCGCGCAATCTGGGCCGCGCGATTGAACTGTGCCGTGATGCGGCCGGGCGGGGAGCGAAGCTGATCGTGCTGCCCGAAAATGTGCTTGCGATGATCGCCGACACGTCATCGCTCGTCGCGATCGCTCAGCGAGAAGCAACAGAGGGCGTGGAGCGATTCGCCGCGCTGGCGCGGGAGTTGAATTGCTTGATTCTCGTCGGCTCACTGCATGTTCCGCTCAGTCCCACGAAGGTCGCCAACCGCAGCTATCTGTTTTCGCCGGACGGCTCACCACCCGCGACGTACGACAAGATTCATCTGTTCGACGTCTCGCTGCCGGGCGGCGAAGCGCATCGCGAATCCGACTATTACCAAGCCGGCAGTTCACTCACGACCGTGCCGACCGATTTCGGAACGATCGGTCTGTCGATTTGTTACGACGTTCGATTCCCGCTGCTGTATCGACGGCTCGCACAGGCGGGTGCGAACGTCTTATCGATCCCGGCCGCTTTCACGCAGGCGACGGGTGAGGCCCACTGGGAAGTCTTGGTGCGTGCGCGTGCCATCGAGACCGGCTCGTTTGTCTTAGCTCCGAACCAATGCGGACAGCACCCCGGCGGCAAGAGAACCTTCGGCCATTCGATGATCGTTTCACCGTGGGGCGAAGTTCTCGCCCGGGCCGGGACGGATGCAGAAGTCATCGATGCCGAAATTGAGCTCGCCGATGTCGATCGTTGCCGCTCGGTCATACCGACGCTGCTCAACGATGCGCTTTCGGGCGTATGA
- the flhA gene encoding flagellar biosynthesis protein FlhA, with amino-acid sequence MGSLRDILAGTRGLIFPVLIVTAILVIVAPLPPVLMDMLLACNVTIGVLILLTTIYVAKPLEFSVFPAILLGTTLVRLVLNVASTRLILSRGATDGTNAAGGVIEAFGSFVTSGNLAVGVILFVILIAIQFLVITKGATRISEVAARFALDGMPGKQMAIDADLNAGLITSEQAKSRREEITSQADFYGSMDGASKFVRGDAIASIVITLINIAGGFYVGMVENGMNASDAARVFTTLTIGDGLVTQVPGFLISLAAALVVTRTSSASNLPQDVVGQMFRHPEAMFLAASFLVALSLTGLPTMPMLTLGAGCAVVGVSLRRSNSQKVVEQAKQERQQEQAQRPEPKPEENLLVDPLELELGVGLLKLADPSSGGDLLDRVVRIRNKIAQELGMILPKVRIRDNIRLDQRTYRIKLRDVPIAKGEAYADARLAIDTGAASGSLPGVETTEPAFGRPAHWIELSAVERAELYGYQVVEPSAVLITHLTEIVRDHAAEILTRQHVHQLLDNLKEHSPNVVEELIPDQLKVSQVHQILANLLKERVPIRDLETILETLGDFADRTKDLGILTEYVRNALARTICQQYRDRDNVLHCVTLDPGLEDTLSKGFEFGEAGLAIKLPPNVVDQTVKQLADSLSALTSAGHPAVVVCGPQVRAGLKQITRSSLSKLAVLSLNEITRDTNVEVHGSVPDVRG; translated from the coding sequence ATGGGATCGTTGCGTGACATCCTCGCGGGTACCCGCGGTCTGATCTTCCCCGTGCTCATCGTCACGGCGATTCTTGTAATCGTCGCGCCGCTGCCGCCGGTGTTGATGGACATGCTTCTGGCGTGCAACGTCACGATCGGGGTACTGATCCTGCTGACGACCATCTATGTCGCCAAGCCGCTCGAATTCAGCGTTTTCCCGGCGATTCTGCTGGGCACGACGCTCGTGCGACTGGTGCTCAACGTCGCCAGTACGCGACTCATCCTCAGCCGCGGGGCGACCGACGGAACCAATGCGGCCGGGGGCGTAATTGAAGCCTTCGGCAGCTTCGTTACCAGCGGGAACCTCGCAGTCGGAGTGATCCTGTTCGTCATTCTGATCGCGATTCAGTTCCTTGTGATTACCAAGGGTGCGACGCGGATCAGTGAAGTCGCCGCGCGATTTGCGCTCGACGGCATGCCCGGTAAGCAGATGGCGATCGACGCCGATCTGAACGCCGGATTAATCACGTCCGAACAAGCCAAATCCCGCCGCGAAGAAATTACCAGCCAAGCCGATTTCTACGGGTCGATGGATGGTGCCAGTAAATTCGTCCGCGGCGATGCGATCGCCTCGATCGTGATCACATTGATCAACATCGCCGGCGGCTTTTATGTCGGCATGGTCGAAAACGGGATGAATGCCTCCGACGCCGCCCGCGTCTTCACGACGTTGACCATCGGCGACGGTCTCGTCACTCAAGTTCCGGGCTTTCTAATCTCTCTCGCCGCGGCACTTGTCGTCACGCGAACGTCCTCAGCCAGCAACCTGCCGCAGGACGTCGTCGGCCAGATGTTTCGGCATCCCGAAGCGATGTTCCTGGCCGCGAGCTTTCTCGTCGCCCTGTCGCTGACCGGATTGCCGACGATGCCGATGCTCACTTTGGGAGCCGGTTGCGCCGTCGTCGGGGTCAGTCTCCGGCGATCGAATTCGCAGAAAGTTGTCGAGCAAGCCAAGCAGGAGCGGCAGCAGGAACAGGCCCAGCGGCCCGAACCAAAGCCGGAAGAGAACCTGCTCGTCGATCCGCTCGAACTCGAACTCGGCGTCGGACTGCTCAAGCTCGCCGATCCCTCGAGCGGTGGCGATCTGCTCGATCGGGTCGTCCGCATTCGCAATAAAATCGCGCAGGAACTCGGCATGATCCTGCCGAAGGTCCGAATTCGCGACAACATTCGCCTCGATCAACGCACCTATCGCATCAAACTCCGCGATGTGCCAATCGCCAAAGGCGAAGCCTACGCCGATGCCCGGTTGGCAATCGATACCGGCGCAGCTTCCGGATCACTCCCCGGCGTCGAGACGACCGAACCGGCGTTCGGTCGACCGGCCCACTGGATCGAACTATCCGCCGTCGAACGGGCCGAGTTGTACGGCTATCAGGTCGTCGAGCCGAGTGCGGTATTGATCACGCACCTGACCGAGATCGTCCGCGACCACGCCGCAGAAATCCTCACCCGCCAGCACGTCCACCAGCTTCTCGACAATCTGAAAGAACATTCGCCGAACGTCGTCGAAGAGCTCATTCCCGATCAACTCAAAGTCTCGCAGGTGCATCAGATCCTCGCGAACCTGCTCAAGGAGCGGGTGCCGATCCGGGACCTCGAAACGATCCTCGAAACCCTCGGTGACTTTGCCGACCGGACCAAAGACCTTGGCATTCTGACCGAATACGTCCGCAACGCCTTGGCCCGCACGATCTGCCAGCAGTACCGCGACCGCGACAACGTCCTGCATTGCGTCACACTCGATCCCGGTTTGGAAGACACACTTTCCAAAGGCTTCGAATTTGGCGAAGCGGGACTGGCGATCAAACTTCCGCCGAACGTCGTCGATCAGACCGTCAAACAACTGGCCGATTCCCTGTCCGCACTGACCTCCGCGGGCCATCCCGCCGTCGTCGTGTGCGGGCCGCAGGTTCGGGCCGGGCTGAAACAAATCACGCGTAGCTCTCTCTCCAAACTCGCCGTTCTGAGCCTTAACGAAATCACACGCGACACCAATGTCGAAGTCCACGGCAGCGTCCCCGACGTCCGCGGCTAA